The Ignavibacteriales bacterium genome includes a region encoding these proteins:
- a CDS encoding TIGR01777 family oxidoreductase — translation MDTPLGTVIVAGATGLIGRKLTSSLVESRTKVVVLTRSQDAMRAPVHPLVRYVRWDGKNQGEWTQYVESAEAIVNLSGQSIGEKRWSETRKQELLLSRTEPTGALVEAIRHSSKKPKALVNASAVGFYGNVPRGNVVENHPPGQDFLGRTCVAWESSALEAQELGVRVVLLRSGIVLDSRGGALKKMLLPFRLFVGGPLGSGDQWFPWIHHEDEVRAIRFALDTTALSGALNLAAPQATTMRDFAQTLGAVMHRPSIFPVPSFVLRAILGEMSAIVLNGQCAKPEKLLKAGFEFRFPALTGALKDILG, via the coding sequence ATGGATACTCCATTGGGAACGGTCATAGTCGCCGGCGCTACGGGATTGATCGGTCGGAAATTGACATCAAGTCTGGTCGAGAGTCGGACAAAAGTTGTTGTCCTCACAAGAAGCCAGGACGCGATGCGAGCGCCCGTTCATCCCCTGGTACGGTATGTTCGCTGGGATGGAAAGAACCAGGGCGAATGGACACAGTATGTTGAGTCCGCAGAAGCGATTGTAAATCTTTCGGGACAGTCGATTGGCGAGAAGAGGTGGTCGGAAACCCGCAAGCAAGAACTCCTTCTGAGCCGCACAGAGCCGACGGGGGCACTGGTGGAAGCTATCCGGCATTCGAGCAAAAAACCGAAAGCCCTCGTCAACGCGTCTGCCGTTGGGTTTTACGGCAACGTCCCCCGGGGAAACGTTGTCGAGAATCATCCACCCGGACAGGATTTTCTCGGAAGAACATGTGTCGCATGGGAATCGTCCGCGCTGGAGGCGCAAGAACTTGGTGTTCGGGTTGTCCTGCTTCGATCCGGCATCGTCCTGGATTCTCGGGGCGGCGCTCTCAAGAAAATGCTCCTTCCATTCAGGCTTTTTGTCGGCGGCCCGCTTGGCTCCGGAGATCAGTGGTTTCCATGGATTCACCATGAAGACGAGGTGCGGGCAATTCGGTTCGCGCTCGATACAACAGCGCTTTCAGGGGCTTTGAATCTGGCAGCGCCGCAAGCCACGACGATGCGCGATTTTGCTCAAACCCTCGGAGCAGTTATGCACCGCCCGTCAATATTCCCGGTGCCGTCTTTTGTTCTGAGAGCGATTCTCGGAGAGATGTCGGCCATAGTCCTCAACGGCCAGTGTGCAAAGCCGGAGAAGCTCCTCAAAGCGGGGTTTGAATTCCGGTTTCCTGCTCTGACCGGAGCACTCAAGGACATACTGGGGTAG
- the lepA gene encoding translation elongation factor 4, producing the protein MKHIRNFCIVAHIDHGKSTLADRILELTGAISSRNMTKQVLDDMELEQERGITIKLHAIQMQYKALDGEQYTLNLIDTPGHVDFTYEVSRSLAACEGAILVVDATQGVEAQTISNLYLAIDAGLEIIPFINKVDLPSAKTMIDTVKRQVVDLLGCTEEEILLGSAKSGLGTHEVVEAIVHRVSAPKGDPDAPLRALIFDSVFDEYRGAVAYVRVIDGTLNEKEHIKFFSNDKQFQAEDVGILEMQRKRVGSISAGNVGYVIANVKDVHDTKVGDTITHADKPAAGPLPGYKEAKPMVFSGMYPSNSDAFGELREALEKLRLNDASLTFEPESSLALGFGFRCGFLGLLHMEIIRERLEREYNQSLINTVPNVEYSVIKLDGKVMLVDNPAFMPTPGEIERVEEPYIKGQIITPTEYIGPIMKLCMDRRGIHRNTTYLSPERADIHYELPLAEIIFDFYDKLKSISRGYASFDYDFLENRESDLVKLDILLNGESVDALSTIVHRAKSYDWGRKMCGKLRELIPRQMFEVAIQAAIGSKVIARETISAMRKNVIAKCYGGDISRKRKLLEKQKEGKKRMKQVGRVEIPQEAFLAVLSMEE; encoded by the coding sequence ATGAAGCACATCCGAAATTTTTGCATAGTCGCACATATCGATCACGGCAAATCCACCCTCGCCGACAGGATCCTCGAGCTTACCGGAGCAATCTCTTCCCGCAACATGACCAAGCAGGTGCTGGATGATATGGAGCTTGAACAGGAGCGCGGCATTACCATCAAGCTCCACGCTATCCAGATGCAGTACAAGGCACTCGATGGAGAGCAATACACGCTTAACCTGATCGATACGCCCGGGCACGTCGATTTTACGTATGAGGTCTCACGTTCTCTCGCAGCGTGCGAAGGGGCGATTCTTGTTGTGGACGCGACGCAGGGGGTGGAGGCGCAGACAATTTCCAACCTCTATCTCGCCATCGACGCGGGGCTTGAGATCATACCTTTCATCAACAAGGTCGACCTGCCCAGCGCAAAGACGATGATCGACACGGTCAAGCGCCAGGTCGTAGATCTCCTTGGATGCACAGAAGAAGAAATCCTGCTCGGGAGCGCGAAGTCCGGATTGGGGACGCACGAAGTCGTCGAAGCGATCGTGCATAGAGTGTCTGCTCCCAAGGGAGACCCCGACGCGCCGTTGAGAGCGCTGATATTCGACTCCGTGTTTGACGAGTACCGCGGCGCAGTGGCATACGTGAGGGTGATTGATGGGACGTTGAACGAAAAGGAACACATCAAGTTCTTCTCGAATGACAAGCAGTTCCAGGCCGAAGATGTCGGAATCCTGGAAATGCAGCGAAAACGTGTAGGCAGTATTTCCGCCGGCAACGTCGGATACGTCATCGCCAATGTGAAGGATGTCCACGATACCAAGGTGGGAGACACCATCACACACGCAGACAAGCCTGCTGCAGGGCCGCTTCCCGGTTACAAAGAAGCGAAGCCAATGGTCTTCAGCGGTATGTATCCGTCCAACAGTGACGCGTTTGGTGAATTGAGGGAAGCGTTAGAGAAACTCCGCCTGAACGACGCCTCGCTGACGTTCGAACCAGAGAGTTCGCTGGCCCTCGGGTTCGGCTTCCGGTGCGGTTTTCTTGGGCTTCTGCACATGGAGATCATCCGTGAGAGGCTCGAGCGAGAATACAATCAATCCCTCATCAATACTGTTCCGAACGTCGAATACAGCGTTATCAAGCTCGATGGCAAAGTCATGCTCGTGGATAACCCCGCGTTCATGCCTACCCCAGGCGAAATCGAGAGGGTCGAAGAGCCTTACATCAAGGGACAGATTATCACGCCGACCGAGTACATCGGTCCAATCATGAAGCTCTGCATGGACCGGCGCGGAATCCATCGTAATACTACTTATCTGTCCCCCGAGCGTGCCGATATCCACTATGAGCTCCCTCTGGCTGAAATCATCTTCGATTTCTATGACAAGCTGAAGTCCATTTCCCGGGGTTACGCCTCGTTCGATTACGACTTCCTGGAAAACCGGGAATCGGACCTCGTGAAGCTCGATATTCTGCTGAACGGGGAGTCTGTCGATGCGTTATCGACCATTGTACATAGGGCGAAATCGTATGACTGGGGCCGGAAGATGTGCGGGAAACTTCGCGAGCTCATCCCACGTCAAATGTTTGAGGTTGCAATCCAGGCCGCGATCGGCAGTAAGGTCATCGCACGGGAAACCATCAGCGCGATGCGAAAAAACGTCATCGCCAAGTGCTATGGGGGAGACATCAGCCGCAAGCGGAAGCTCCTGGAAAAACAAAAAGAAGGCAAAAAACGGATGAAACAGGTCGGCCGGGTGGAGATCCCCCAGGAAGCCTTCCTGGCTGTCTTGTCGATGGAGGAATGA
- the lepB gene encoding signal peptidase I has product MNDARKVKQEEPRDDRPLKAKVLAFLKEFGIVFGAFLVLNNFVIASFLVPTGSMENEVMTGDLLFVNKFIYGGTSPRNIPFTNVRLPWFRIPGFREVERGDVIVFVFPGYRDEVKPEDFTFYLKRCVALPGDTLQVIKRVLHVNGKVAPVPRNIHFSFPRMVSASGVDDRIFPKGASWNEDNYGPLVIPKQGMTLRIDPTTIEAWDTFIRREGHTVTVSGNRIEIDGKEATEYTVQRDYVFGMGDHRDNSLDGRYWGFIPKENLVGTPLVVYWSWDTNIPIYNIFSKIASVRLGRIGTLIK; this is encoded by the coding sequence ATGAACGATGCACGCAAAGTGAAACAGGAAGAGCCACGGGACGACAGACCCTTGAAGGCGAAGGTGCTGGCCTTTCTAAAGGAGTTTGGTATAGTCTTTGGGGCTTTTCTGGTTCTCAATAATTTCGTCATCGCCTCCTTCCTGGTCCCGACCGGATCGATGGAGAATGAAGTGATGACCGGTGACCTGCTCTTCGTGAACAAGTTCATCTACGGCGGCACCTCGCCGCGCAACATACCCTTCACGAATGTGCGTCTACCCTGGTTTCGGATTCCAGGGTTCAGGGAGGTTGAGCGGGGCGATGTGATCGTTTTTGTGTTTCCCGGCTATCGGGATGAAGTGAAGCCGGAAGATTTTACGTTCTACCTGAAGCGCTGCGTGGCACTTCCGGGAGATACGCTGCAAGTGATCAAGAGGGTTCTCCACGTGAATGGCAAGGTTGCTCCGGTGCCGCGGAACATACACTTCAGTTTCCCGCGGATGGTGAGTGCAAGCGGTGTGGATGATCGGATTTTCCCGAAAGGGGCTTCCTGGAACGAAGACAACTATGGCCCTCTTGTGATTCCGAAGCAAGGGATGACGCTCCGCATCGACCCGACGACGATCGAGGCGTGGGATACGTTCATTCGCAGGGAGGGGCACACGGTCACTGTCAGCGGCAATCGTATCGAAATCGACGGCAAGGAGGCCACGGAGTACACGGTCCAGCGTGACTATGTGTTTGGCATGGGAGACCATCGGGATAACAGCCTCGACGGTCGTTATTGGGGGTTCATCCCCAAAGAAAACCTCGTCGGTACACCCCTGGTTGTCTATTGGTCGTGGGACACCAACATCCCGATCTACAACATTTTCTCCAAGATCGCTTCGGTTCGTTTGGGCCGGATAGGAACGCTTATCAAGTAG
- a CDS encoding DUF2723 domain-containing protein, with the protein MEHKKLNRVIAGGVFLVSLITYMATLSPTVVFWDVGEFSAAAFSLQVPHPPGAPLFLLLARLASMVPFVPDIAVRMHFVSGLASALSCGLLYLLSVKFIVTWRGIPGTTYDRIVVFGSAVVGALSLTFSPTFWFNAVEAEVYGMSMLFVSGIIWLGMRWYERADFKRGDMYLLFIAYLVGLAVGVHLLAILALFPVMLFYYFRYNEFSIPSFLKFGVAAMIIFGIIYPGVVKVLPSLLDGEFGGTKSELFTFMPIALIGAAFYGIYYSVKKQNRLLNLALLSFLLIILGYSTYTMVYIRANANPPMNENDPSTMARLVSYLNREQYGEAPLINRRWNTEPEQSAAAAKYAGDLDYFWKYQLNHMYLRYFGWNYVGSEGDFKDAGVNWKQLYGIPLFLGLLGAFFHWRRDPKMAAVASATFLVMGLALVVYFNMQEPQPRERDYFYVGSFFIFSMWIGMGVLGAIDWIKEKYKSNGSHEYMGYAVLVLAVLFVPVNMFRTNYHQADRKGNYVAWDYSYNLLQTCEQDAILFTNGDNDTFPLWYLQDVEGVRRDVRVVCLSLLNTSWYIKELKHREPYGAKKVPITTPDGDIEVIRPREFQPRVIKLPVPGEIMRKYSVEGTAATLDAKTKVQDVTDTMSFYMPNSLEFGKVKAIRVQDIMVFDIVASSNWQRPIYFAMTVSPDGQIGLKEYLQLEGLAFHLIPRKGTSLVSNINEPKMRAQFFTDIQNPSKTPAVGYRWRGLQDSTTYFDEDIRRLMTNYRQAFVLLSQYYANTPGMMSKVSEPLDRMEQVVPRKVIAMDYRTKIYVANLYAAAGRDDKFRLMCNEIVGELKPIVERGTAEPLSYENPYVVLLQTYETLHQYDDALKLVDVIRSTYPREQGIEQITGQLRARLMAEKSAAQQKDSLATRAPVKGK; encoded by the coding sequence ATGGAACACAAAAAGCTGAACCGCGTCATCGCCGGAGGCGTTTTTCTTGTCTCCCTTATTACATATATGGCTACCCTTTCTCCCACCGTCGTGTTCTGGGATGTAGGAGAGTTCTCCGCTGCAGCATTTTCATTGCAGGTACCCCATCCGCCGGGAGCTCCGCTGTTTCTTCTTCTGGCCCGCCTGGCGTCGATGGTGCCTTTTGTGCCTGATATTGCTGTCCGGATGCACTTTGTTTCCGGGCTCGCGAGCGCCTTGTCATGCGGTTTGCTGTATCTTCTTTCAGTCAAGTTCATCGTGACGTGGAGAGGCATACCGGGGACAACGTACGACCGGATTGTCGTGTTTGGATCGGCGGTTGTCGGAGCGTTGTCGCTGACCTTCAGCCCGACATTCTGGTTTAACGCGGTGGAAGCCGAAGTGTACGGCATGAGCATGCTGTTCGTCAGTGGCATCATCTGGTTGGGAATGCGATGGTATGAACGGGCGGATTTCAAGCGGGGAGACATGTATTTGCTGTTCATCGCCTACCTCGTCGGCCTGGCGGTTGGTGTCCATCTGCTGGCCATACTGGCGCTCTTCCCTGTGATGCTGTTCTACTATTTCCGGTACAACGAGTTTTCGATTCCGTCGTTCCTCAAGTTCGGCGTCGCGGCGATGATAATTTTCGGGATCATCTATCCCGGTGTGGTGAAAGTGCTGCCGTCCCTGCTCGACGGGGAATTTGGAGGAACAAAGAGTGAATTGTTCACATTCATGCCAATCGCGTTGATCGGTGCAGCTTTCTACGGCATTTACTATTCTGTCAAGAAACAGAACCGCCTCCTCAACCTCGCACTCCTGAGTTTCCTGCTGATCATCCTCGGGTACTCCACCTACACGATGGTGTACATCCGCGCGAATGCAAATCCCCCGATGAACGAAAACGATCCGAGTACGATGGCGCGCCTGGTCTCGTACCTCAATCGTGAGCAGTATGGCGAGGCCCCGCTGATCAACCGGCGATGGAACACCGAACCCGAACAGTCGGCTGCCGCAGCAAAATACGCGGGCGATCTGGACTACTTCTGGAAGTATCAGCTGAATCACATGTATCTGCGATATTTCGGATGGAACTACGTTGGTTCGGAAGGCGATTTCAAAGATGCGGGGGTCAATTGGAAGCAGCTCTACGGTATACCTCTGTTCCTGGGATTGCTGGGAGCCTTCTTTCACTGGCGCCGCGATCCAAAGATGGCCGCGGTTGCAAGTGCTACGTTTCTCGTGATGGGGCTCGCCCTGGTAGTGTACTTCAACATGCAGGAACCCCAGCCCCGGGAGCGTGACTACTTCTACGTGGGTTCGTTCTTCATATTTTCTATGTGGATTGGTATGGGCGTGCTCGGAGCCATCGATTGGATCAAAGAGAAATACAAGTCGAACGGCAGTCACGAATACATGGGATACGCGGTCCTCGTCCTTGCAGTCCTGTTTGTCCCTGTGAATATGTTCCGGACCAACTATCATCAGGCGGACCGGAAGGGGAATTACGTCGCGTGGGATTATTCGTACAACCTTCTGCAGACGTGTGAACAGGATGCAATTCTGTTCACCAACGGTGACAATGACACATTCCCTCTCTGGTACCTGCAAGACGTGGAAGGTGTCCGGCGCGACGTCCGTGTCGTCTGCCTCAGCCTTTTGAACACGAGCTGGTACATCAAAGAGCTCAAACACAGGGAGCCGTACGGCGCGAAGAAAGTCCCGATCACAACCCCCGACGGCGATATTGAGGTCATTAGGCCGAGGGAATTCCAGCCGCGTGTGATCAAGCTTCCAGTCCCCGGCGAAATCATGCGAAAGTACAGCGTGGAAGGGACCGCCGCGACACTTGATGCCAAGACGAAGGTGCAGGATGTGACCGATACCATGTCTTTCTACATGCCGAACTCACTCGAATTCGGCAAGGTGAAGGCCATCCGCGTGCAGGATATCATGGTTTTCGATATCGTTGCATCGTCCAACTGGCAGCGCCCCATCTATTTCGCGATGACTGTTTCCCCTGACGGCCAGATCGGCCTGAAAGAATATCTGCAACTCGAAGGACTTGCGTTCCACCTGATTCCCAGGAAGGGGACGTCGCTCGTCAGCAATATCAATGAACCCAAGATGCGCGCACAGTTCTTCACAGATATCCAGAATCCATCCAAGACTCCCGCAGTTGGATATCGGTGGAGGGGATTGCAGGACAGCACGACGTATTTTGATGAGGACATTCGCCGCCTGATGACAAACTACCGGCAGGCCTTTGTCCTCCTGTCGCAATACTACGCCAATACGCCGGGTATGATGTCGAAGGTCTCAGAACCGCTTGACAGGATGGAGCAGGTCGTTCCCCGGAAGGTCATTGCGATGGACTACCGGACAAAGATCTATGTCGCAAACCTGTATGCGGCCGCGGGAAGAGACGACAAGTTCCGCCTGATGTGCAATGAGATCGTTGGGGAGCTGAAGCCGATCGTCGAGCGCGGAACCGCCGAGCCGCTCTCGTATGAAAATCCGTATGTGGTGCTACTCCAGACCTATGAGACCCTGCATCAGTACGACGATGCTCTCAAGCTTGTCGATGTGATCCGCTCGACGTACCCGCGCGAACAAGGGATTGAACAGATCACAGGACAGCTGCGAGCCCGCCTCATGGCGGAGAAATCCGCGGCGCAGCAAAAGGACTCACTTGCCACACGTGCGCCGGTGAAAGGGAAGTAG
- the lepB gene encoding signal peptidase I encodes MNASPDAKPPGTPHESTVIPSTPEPPLGRRAMSFARAILFTIFIAFLLKTFVVEAFRIPSGSMENTLLVGDFLLVNKLAYGLKTPRYVPLTNLAIPSLTFPAFGSVGRGDVVVFEYPGRHSETEGNEPVYYIKRCIGIPGDTVAIQSGDVLVDRRMVLPPSHGKSSFPGRSLWPEPARGEGREPIDGNNYGPIIVPKKGDVVALTPASVSRWRDFIEREHHRLDMDSSGTVLVDGITSSTYTVQQNYYFMLGDNRGNSLDSRFWGFVPERNIVGAALVVYWSWDPEDPGSGLKERVSKIRWSRVGMLIR; translated from the coding sequence ATGAATGCGTCACCGGACGCGAAGCCTCCCGGCACGCCGCATGAATCGACTGTAATTCCTTCGACGCCCGAGCCTCCCCTCGGGCGTCGGGCGATGAGCTTTGCCAGGGCGATTCTCTTCACGATCTTCATTGCCTTCCTGCTGAAGACGTTTGTCGTAGAGGCGTTTCGGATCCCTTCCGGATCGATGGAGAACACTCTTCTCGTCGGCGACTTCCTTCTGGTCAACAAGCTCGCGTATGGATTGAAGACCCCGCGGTACGTTCCACTTACCAACCTTGCGATCCCTTCGCTGACGTTTCCCGCTTTCGGTTCTGTCGGGCGTGGGGATGTCGTTGTCTTCGAGTATCCCGGTAGGCATAGTGAGACTGAAGGAAACGAACCCGTCTACTACATCAAACGTTGCATCGGGATTCCAGGAGACACTGTTGCGATACAGTCGGGTGACGTTCTTGTTGACCGAAGGATGGTGCTTCCTCCGTCGCACGGGAAATCCTCTTTCCCGGGGCGGTCTCTCTGGCCGGAACCCGCACGAGGGGAGGGACGGGAGCCGATCGATGGGAACAATTACGGCCCGATCATAGTCCCAAAGAAAGGTGACGTGGTTGCACTGACGCCGGCGTCTGTTTCGCGGTGGAGAGATTTCATTGAGCGTGAGCATCACCGGTTGGACATGGATTCGAGTGGAACAGTGCTGGTCGATGGGATCACGTCATCTACCTACACGGTCCAACAGAACTATTACTTCATGCTCGGGGACAATCGCGGCAACAGTCTTGACAGCCGGTTCTGGGGGTTCGTCCCCGAGAGAAACATCGTCGGAGCGGCGCTCGTGGTGTACTGGTCATGGGATCCCGAAGATCCGGGGAGTGGCCTCAAGGAGAGGGTGAGCAAGATCAGGTGGTCGCGGGTTGGGATGTTGATTCGATAG
- the hemW gene encoding radical SAM family heme chaperone HemW: MGSRRSGEWPQGEGEQDQVVAGWDVDSIAVIGSQYRTRSEELDRRVASLYIHIPFCEHKCIYCDFYSIAPNETASRSELPTTRFVETLLKELDIRAREERFQVPYETVFLGGGTPSLLSVEDLKLILDKVTSSFHITADAEITVETNPGTVDRQKLDSFRRLGINRLSIGIQSFHDDDLKFLTRIHSSDEAKQCVRDAQNAGFDNVSLDLMFSLPNQTKERWRANLEQAMELSPAHISCYSLIVEPNTPLARMVESRQISLLTTDEDASMYELTIQYLAAHGFEQYEVSNFARLGLKSRHNGNYWNHSNYLGFGPSAHSFWSSGGAEGSVRWWNVSSIVGYLDKLDQGSLPVAGQEHLTTKQLVEEEIFLGLRSEGIDIAGFRGRYGKDLMAEHRSRLNDLIESRMAIVQDGKLRLTSKGYMVCDEICASLRV, translated from the coding sequence ATGGGATCCCGAAGATCCGGGGAGTGGCCTCAAGGAGAGGGTGAGCAAGATCAGGTGGTCGCGGGTTGGGATGTTGATTCGATAGCAGTCATCGGCAGTCAGTACCGCACACGAAGTGAGGAACTGGACAGAAGAGTGGCGAGCCTTTACATCCATATTCCGTTCTGTGAACACAAGTGCATCTACTGCGATTTCTATTCGATCGCCCCGAACGAGACCGCGTCGCGTTCCGAGCTGCCGACGACGCGGTTCGTTGAGACGTTGCTCAAGGAACTTGATATCCGGGCCCGCGAAGAGCGATTCCAGGTGCCTTATGAGACTGTCTTTCTGGGCGGCGGAACTCCTTCGTTGCTCTCTGTGGAAGACCTCAAGCTCATACTCGACAAAGTCACGAGTTCGTTCCACATAACGGCAGATGCTGAGATCACTGTCGAGACCAATCCCGGGACGGTGGATCGGCAGAAGCTCGACTCTTTCCGAAGGCTCGGGATCAACCGACTGAGCATAGGGATCCAATCATTTCACGATGACGACCTGAAATTCCTGACTCGCATCCATTCATCGGATGAGGCAAAGCAGTGTGTCCGTGATGCGCAGAATGCGGGGTTCGACAATGTCAGCCTTGACCTGATGTTCTCGCTTCCGAACCAGACGAAGGAACGGTGGCGTGCAAACCTCGAGCAGGCAATGGAGCTGAGCCCCGCGCACATTTCTTGTTACAGCCTGATTGTGGAGCCGAACACGCCCCTTGCCAGGATGGTCGAGTCACGGCAGATTTCGCTTCTGACCACCGATGAGGATGCGTCGATGTACGAGTTGACGATTCAGTATCTCGCCGCACACGGTTTTGAGCAATACGAGGTATCGAACTTCGCCCGCCTGGGGCTGAAGTCACGGCACAACGGCAACTACTGGAATCACTCGAACTATCTCGGGTTCGGACCTTCCGCTCATTCATTCTGGTCCTCCGGCGGTGCAGAAGGCTCCGTCCGCTGGTGGAATGTATCAAGCATCGTTGGTTATCTCGACAAACTCGATCAGGGATCGCTTCCTGTCGCGGGGCAGGAGCACCTGACGACGAAACAACTTGTGGAAGAGGAGATCTTTCTCGGTCTTCGGAGTGAAGGGATTGACATCGCCGGTTTTCGCGGGCGCTATGGGAAGGATCTGATGGCAGAGCATCGCTCCCGACTCAATGATCTCATTGAAAGCCGGATGGCGATTGTGCAGGACGGCAAATTGAGGCTTACATCCAAAGGGTACATGGTTTGCGATGAGATATGCGCTTCGCTGCGCGTCTGA
- a CDS encoding class I SAM-dependent methyltransferase, which translates to MEGRTQPPEKESRREHWETFWEEKENVAHVYSNEDRILRNLQRVGDLRGMKILEIGAGTGRDSFPLMKYGAEVVQLDYAENSLRILKRLAENLQLPARIVGGDTFQLPFQAETFDVVFHQGLLEHFRHPQAEALLKENIRVLKTGGILLVDVPQRYHLYTLAKHLLMAVDKWFAGWERSFSVGELKNRMQTLGLTPVYAYGEWMYPSFFYRSFREAMKAVGLTLPLNPQPFKSVSRFRKGVRMALLETPLPLYTGISIGVMGRK; encoded by the coding sequence ATGGAGGGAAGAACGCAGCCGCCTGAAAAAGAATCAAGACGGGAACACTGGGAGACGTTTTGGGAAGAAAAGGAGAATGTCGCACACGTCTATTCGAACGAGGACCGGATTCTTCGAAACCTCCAACGTGTGGGCGATCTGCGCGGGATGAAAATACTCGAGATCGGAGCCGGAACGGGGAGGGATAGCTTTCCGCTCATGAAGTATGGGGCGGAGGTCGTCCAACTCGACTATGCTGAGAATTCACTCCGGATTCTCAAACGCCTGGCGGAAAATTTGCAGCTTCCCGCGAGAATTGTCGGCGGCGATACGTTCCAACTGCCATTTCAGGCTGAGACGTTCGACGTTGTGTTCCACCAGGGATTGCTGGAACACTTCCGTCATCCGCAGGCCGAGGCCCTTCTGAAGGAGAACATCCGAGTTCTCAAAACCGGCGGCATACTGCTGGTGGATGTCCCGCAGCGGTATCACTTGTATACGCTCGCCAAACATCTCCTGATGGCCGTGGACAAGTGGTTCGCAGGCTGGGAGCGATCGTTCTCCGTAGGCGAGCTGAAAAACCGCATGCAAACGCTCGGATTAACGCCTGTCTATGCCTACGGCGAATGGATGTACCCGAGTTTCTTTTATCGCTCCTTCCGAGAAGCGATGAAGGCCGTTGGCCTGACGCTGCCGCTCAACCCTCAACCGTTCAAATCCGTATCACGCTTCCGAAAGGGTGTTCGGATGGCTCTTCTCGAAACGCCGCTGCCTCTCTATACCGGCATCTCGATAGGCGTCATGGGCAGAAAGTAG
- a CDS encoding DUF5683 domain-containing protein, which yields MKAWTHSLIHSRVALLCGLLSLLIGPAVSQERVSSALFKADPVSQTPFFRLLPDSLKADSASVVFIRSKSPTTAVLLSAILPGAGQIYTGRYWKVPLILGFGGYFGTQWFRMNDRYTESRSRYDESVKLGANNGQGDAQLLYERDFYHDERDRFAFYFAITYLLNLVDAYVGASLYGFDVGDNLGGTSLKISIPIR from the coding sequence ATGAAAGCTTGGACGCATTCTCTCATCCATTCGCGGGTCGCTCTTCTGTGTGGTCTCCTCTCTCTTCTGATCGGCCCTGCCGTTAGTCAGGAGCGAGTCTCGTCGGCGTTGTTCAAGGCGGACCCGGTTTCGCAAACACCGTTCTTCCGCCTCCTGCCGGATTCCCTGAAGGCTGATTCTGCCAGCGTCGTGTTCATTCGTTCGAAGTCTCCGACAACTGCGGTACTGCTTTCGGCTATTCTCCCCGGTGCCGGCCAGATTTACACGGGGAGATATTGGAAGGTTCCGCTCATTCTCGGATTCGGAGGGTATTTCGGGACGCAGTGGTTTCGTATGAATGACCGCTATACCGAATCCCGATCGAGATACGACGAGTCTGTAAAGCTCGGGGCTAACAATGGGCAGGGGGATGCGCAACTGCTCTACGAGAGGGACTTCTACCACGATGAGCGCGACAGGTTCGCGTTCTATTTTGCAATCACTTATCTGCTAAACCTCGTCGACGCATACGTCGGAGCCAGCCTCTACGGTTTCGATGTCGGGGATAATCTTGGCGGAACTTCTCTCAAGATCAGCATCCCAATCCGCTAG
- a CDS encoding RidA family protein, whose translation MANQKVLTDKAPKPIGPYSQGIIVDGRFVYTAGQVAIDPATNKVIEGDIKAQTRQVLKNIEAVLNAAGTSMNAVVKTTVFLKDFNDFAAMNEVYAEFFSSAAPARSTVEVGRLPRDMKVEIEAVAVIEK comes from the coding sequence ATGGCCAATCAGAAAGTTCTCACCGACAAGGCGCCGAAACCAATCGGGCCGTACAGCCAGGGAATCATTGTTGACGGACGATTTGTCTACACGGCTGGTCAGGTTGCCATCGATCCTGCGACGAATAAGGTCATCGAGGGAGATATCAAGGCGCAGACCAGGCAGGTCCTGAAAAACATCGAAGCTGTGCTGAACGCAGCCGGCACGTCCATGAATGCCGTCGTGAAGACAACAGTCTTCCTGAAGGACTTCAATGACTTTGCGGCGATGAACGAAGTCTATGCGGAGTTTTTCTCGTCAGCCGCTCCGGCTCGAAGCACCGTCGAAGTGGGCCGGCTCCCGCGAGACATGAAGGTCGAAATCGAAGCTGTAGCGGTCATCGAGAAGTAG